The following coding sequences are from one Parabacteroides pacaensis window:
- a CDS encoding IS1096 element passenger TnpR family protein, giving the protein MVYRFLLLSDEVDNFKREIKIDSEATFLDLHNAILDAVGYTKDQMCSFFICDDDWSKKNEITLVEMDTSSEVDSYIMEDTLIETFVEDEGQRLLYVFDYMTERAFFMELREIIPGKNLTEAICSKSVGQAPPQTIDFTEIDTKATNMDVDENFYGDETFDIDELDKEGFDGFGDEAMNNPYDEDRY; this is encoded by the coding sequence ATGGTATATAGATTCCTCCTCCTATCTGATGAAGTAGACAACTTCAAGAGGGAAATTAAAATTGACTCGGAAGCTACATTCCTGGATTTGCATAACGCAATTCTCGATGCAGTTGGCTATACAAAGGACCAAATGTGTTCTTTCTTTATATGTGACGACGACTGGAGCAAAAAAAATGAAATTACATTAGTGGAAATGGACACTAGCTCGGAAGTAGATAGTTACATTATGGAAGACACCCTGATCGAAACATTCGTCGAAGATGAAGGCCAACGCCTGCTGTACGTATTCGATTATATGACCGAACGTGCTTTCTTTATGGAATTAAGGGAAATTATTCCCGGTAAAAACCTCACGGAGGCTATTTGTAGCAAATCAGTAGGACAGGCTCCTCCCCAAACCATAGATTTCACTGAAATAGACACGAAAGCTACTAACATGGATGTGGACGAAAACTTCTATGGGGATGAAACATTCGATATCGATGAACTGGATAAAGAAGGGTTTGACGGATTTGGAGACGAGGCAATGAATAATCCTTACGATGAGGACCGGTATTGA
- a CDS encoding alpha/beta hydrolase family protein: MKRECISILLIAALISITACGHASNDCKIKKETFVFAIKGADTLSLDKYEDVSLPTTSSKPVLLFAFGGGFKGGNKANKEYIPYFNFLAENGYVVVSTDYRVGLKGLKAESMRNPQDFVAALQNAIGMAVEDFFDATRFIIDKNKEWNINPESMVACGSSAGAVTCLQAEYEICNRTELTKRLPESFNYAGVVSFAGAIAAIGQPSWSQKPCPIMLFHGDADRTVPFEKAVMDNVGLWGSAAIAKQLDELQTPYYFYKVENAGHEMAGVPLSDNRYDILSFLTKMVIRKEKLIIHTDVKKIGQEEVKKDFTLLDYIQNQ; encoded by the coding sequence ATGAAAAGAGAATGTATTTCCATATTACTAATCGCTGCTTTAATAAGCATAACAGCATGCGGCCACGCCTCGAATGACTGTAAAATTAAGAAAGAGACTTTTGTGTTTGCTATAAAAGGAGCCGATACTTTGTCTCTGGATAAATATGAGGACGTCTCGTTACCGACAACCTCCTCCAAACCTGTCCTATTGTTTGCTTTCGGCGGTGGATTTAAGGGCGGAAACAAAGCAAACAAAGAATATATCCCCTATTTTAACTTCCTGGCAGAAAATGGATACGTAGTAGTGTCTACAGATTATCGGGTAGGATTGAAAGGGCTAAAAGCAGAAAGTATGAGGAATCCGCAAGATTTTGTGGCTGCTTTACAAAATGCCATCGGCATGGCGGTAGAAGATTTTTTTGATGCTACACGTTTCATTATCGATAAAAACAAAGAATGGAATATCAATCCGGAAAGTATGGTTGCATGCGGCTCAAGTGCGGGTGCGGTAACCTGTCTACAGGCAGAATATGAGATTTGCAATCGTACTGAACTTACCAAAAGGTTGCCGGAGTCATTTAATTATGCCGGGGTGGTTTCCTTTGCGGGAGCCATTGCTGCTATCGGTCAACCTTCTTGGTCCCAAAAGCCATGTCCGATCATGTTATTTCATGGGGATGCCGACAGAACGGTGCCTTTTGAAAAAGCAGTCATGGATAATGTGGGATTATGGGGCTCTGCTGCTATCGCTAAACAACTGGATGAATTACAAACTCCTTATTATTTCTATAAAGTAGAGAATGCAGGACACGAAATGGCAGGAGTCCCTCTTTCCGATAACAGATACGATATTCTTAGTTTTCTTACTAAAATGGTAATCCGTAAAGAAAAACTTATTATCCATACGGATGTAAAAAAGATCGGACAAGAAGAGGTGAAAAAAGATTTCACCTTATTAGATTATATTCAGAATCAATAG
- a CDS encoding bifunctional UDP-3-O-[3-hydroxymyristoyl] N-acetylglucosamine deacetylase/3-hydroxyacyl-ACP dehydratase, with the protein MEKQNTLKQSFSLQGKGLHTGLDIQITFNPAPDNHGYKIKRLDLEGQPVIDAVAENVANTQRGTVLSKNGVHVSTVEHAMAALYAFGIDNCLIEVNAPEFPILDGSARYYVEEIEKAGVVSQNAPKDFYIVKHKIEVKDDQTGASLIVLPDDKFSLNVLISFDSPVLSNQFATLNDISEFPAEIAPSRTFVFVREVEMLMQNDLIKGGDLDNAIVIYDKPMAQADLDRLADMIGSPHKNVDELGYINNKPLVFVNEPARHKLLDIMGDLALIGKPIRGRIIATRPGHKINNQLARMIRKDIKLNEIQAPIYDPGVLPLMDINRIKQLLPHRYPMLMVDKIIEIGATHIVGIKNVSVNEPFFQGHFPEEPVMPGVLQVEAMAQTGGLLVLNSVEEPHRYSTYFLKIDNVKFRQKVVPGDTLIFRLELLTEIRRGCAYMKGLAFVGEKVVCEAEFMAQIIKNK; encoded by the coding sequence ATGGAGAAACAAAATACGCTGAAGCAAAGTTTTTCTTTGCAAGGGAAAGGGTTACATACCGGATTAGATATACAAATTACTTTTAATCCTGCTCCGGACAATCACGGATACAAAATCAAACGTCTGGATTTGGAAGGACAACCGGTAATCGATGCAGTTGCCGAAAATGTGGCCAATACACAACGCGGTACCGTTCTCTCTAAAAACGGCGTTCACGTCAGCACGGTCGAACATGCCATGGCTGCCTTATATGCTTTCGGGATAGACAACTGCCTGATAGAAGTAAATGCTCCCGAATTCCCTATCCTGGACGGTAGCGCACGCTATTATGTGGAAGAAATAGAAAAAGCCGGCGTAGTAAGTCAAAATGCTCCGAAAGATTTTTACATCGTTAAGCACAAAATAGAAGTGAAAGACGACCAAACAGGTGCTTCGCTGATCGTGCTTCCCGATGATAAATTCAGCCTGAATGTATTGATTTCTTTTGACTCTCCTGTTTTATCCAACCAATTCGCCACCTTAAACGATATCAGCGAGTTTCCCGCAGAAATAGCTCCTTCCCGTACTTTCGTTTTTGTACGTGAGGTAGAAATGCTGATGCAAAACGATTTAATTAAAGGAGGCGATTTGGATAATGCAATCGTTATCTACGACAAACCGATGGCTCAGGCGGATCTGGACCGTTTAGCCGACATGATAGGAAGCCCGCACAAAAACGTGGATGAACTAGGCTATATCAATAACAAGCCTTTGGTATTCGTGAATGAACCGGCAAGACATAAGTTACTGGATATTATGGGCGACCTTGCCCTTATCGGGAAACCGATCCGGGGACGCATCATCGCTACCCGGCCGGGACATAAGATCAACAACCAACTGGCACGCATGATCCGCAAGGACATCAAGCTCAACGAAATACAAGCTCCCATATACGATCCGGGTGTGCTTCCTTTAATGGATATCAACCGCATCAAACAATTACTTCCCCATCGTTATCCGATGTTGATGGTTGACAAAATTATTGAAATCGGGGCGACTCATATTGTGGGAATCAAAAATGTATCGGTAAACGAACCTTTCTTTCAGGGACATTTTCCTGAAGAGCCGGTGATGCCGGGAGTATTGCAAGTAGAGGCAATGGCACAAACCGGCGGACTGTTAGTCCTTAATTCCGTAGAAGAACCTCACCGGTATTCTACTTATTTCCTGAAAATAGACAATGTAAAATTCCGTCAAAAAGTAGTGCCGGGAGATACCCTCATTTTCCGTTTGGAACTTCTTACGGAAATCCGCCGGGGATGCGCCTACATGAAAGGGTTAGCCTTCGTAGGTGAAAAGGTGGTGTGTGAAGCGGAATTCATGGCACAAATTATCAAAAACAAATAA
- the miaA gene encoding tRNA (adenosine(37)-N6)-dimethylallyltransferase MiaA yields the protein MNSLVVLLGPTGVGKTELSLRLGECFHSPILSADSRQLYKDLIIGTAAPTARQMQRVKHYFVGILDVTDYYNASRFEEEVIALLEELHRAHPVVLMSGGSMMYIDAVCKGIDDLPTVTPELRADLIKLYEQEGLDPIRAQLKLLDPVHYNQIDLKNYKRVIHALEICLMTGKPYSELRTSPRKERPFQIIKIGLNRDREELYHRINRRVDGMMEEGLLEEARRVYPLRHLNSLNTVGYKELFKYFDGEWTLDFAIDKIKQDSRNYARKQLTWFRRDKEITWFHPDQEEAIIRHIQAQLKQKTL from the coding sequence ATGAATTCGCTAGTTGTTCTGCTAGGACCTACCGGCGTTGGAAAAACAGAATTAAGTCTCCGCCTGGGAGAGTGCTTCCACTCTCCTATCCTTTCCGCCGATTCCCGGCAGTTGTATAAAGATTTAATAATAGGAACCGCTGCACCGACCGCCAGACAGATGCAGCGGGTAAAGCATTACTTCGTGGGTATATTAGATGTGACGGATTACTATAACGCCAGCCGTTTTGAAGAAGAAGTGATTGCTTTACTTGAAGAACTTCACCGGGCCCACCCCGTTGTTCTTATGTCCGGAGGTTCCATGATGTATATCGATGCGGTGTGCAAGGGTATTGACGACCTGCCCACCGTGACTCCCGAATTACGCGCAGACCTTATTAAACTATATGAACAGGAAGGTTTGGACCCTATTCGCGCACAACTTAAATTACTAGATCCGGTCCATTATAATCAAATCGATTTAAAAAATTACAAACGGGTGATCCATGCTTTGGAAATCTGTTTAATGACAGGTAAACCGTATTCCGAACTGCGTACTTCTCCCCGGAAAGAACGTCCTTTCCAAATCATTAAAATAGGCTTGAACCGTGACCGGGAAGAGTTATACCATCGGATCAACCGCCGCGTAGATGGGATGATGGAAGAAGGTTTGTTGGAAGAAGCACGCCGGGTGTATCCGCTGAGACATCTCAATTCTCTGAACACGGTAGGTTATAAGGAGCTCTTCAAATATTTCGACGGGGAATGGACGCTCGATTTTGCGATAGATAAGATTAAACAAGATTCCCGGAATTATGCCCGTAAACAATTAACATGGTTCCGGCGCGATAAAGAAATTACCTGGTTCCATCCTGACCAGGAAGAAGCTATCATCCGGCATATCCAGGCACAATTGAAGCAAAAGACTTTATAA
- a CDS encoding MFS transporter has protein sequence MNALQQSGKMTNYRWVICAMLFFATTVNYLDRQVLSLLQPMLEDEFHWTDSDYGSITAIFSLFYAVSMLFAGRFIDWMGTKKGYAWSIGVWSAGAALHALCGVLTEQWVGLPDAAALRAVAAGTDLAATISMVSVTFFIIARCVLALGEAGNFPAAIKATAEYFPKKDRAFATGIFNSGANVGAIVAPLSVPLMAEIWGWEAAFVIVGLIGFVWMGFWLFIYKPIENNPKVNKAELDYIDQDDREKAPATEVVLDEKRLSFWECLRFKQTWAFAFGKFMTDGVWWFFLFWTPAYLKVQYGMEGTQIAWPIAVLYTITVVGSVFGGKFPTYFINRGMNPYAGRMRAMLIIAFFPLVVLFAQPYGYISFWVPILLIAVGASAHQAWSANIFSTVGDMFPKSAIATITGIGGMAGGIGSFFIQKGAGMLFTYSGETNMTFLGFEGKPAGYAIVFMFCAVAYLLAWVVMKVLVPRYKPIVLE, from the coding sequence ATGAATGCACTACAACAAAGCGGAAAAATGACGAACTACAGATGGGTAATCTGTGCCATGCTTTTTTTCGCTACTACAGTGAATTACCTGGACCGCCAGGTGTTATCTTTACTTCAACCGATGCTGGAAGATGAGTTCCATTGGACTGACAGCGATTATGGAAGTATTACCGCTATTTTCTCACTCTTTTATGCCGTATCCATGTTATTTGCCGGCCGGTTTATCGACTGGATGGGGACAAAGAAAGGTTATGCCTGGTCTATCGGTGTATGGTCGGCAGGTGCAGCATTGCATGCCTTGTGCGGCGTATTGACCGAACAATGGGTCGGGCTTCCGGATGCGGCAGCTCTTAGGGCTGTAGCTGCCGGGACGGATTTAGCAGCTACCATCAGTATGGTGAGCGTTACCTTCTTTATTATAGCCCGGTGTGTACTGGCATTGGGTGAGGCCGGAAACTTCCCGGCTGCTATCAAAGCTACGGCGGAGTATTTTCCTAAAAAAGACCGGGCCTTTGCTACCGGCATATTTAATTCAGGAGCGAATGTGGGTGCTATCGTGGCCCCTTTGTCGGTTCCTTTGATGGCTGAAATATGGGGCTGGGAGGCTGCTTTCGTTATTGTAGGATTGATTGGTTTCGTCTGGATGGGATTTTGGCTGTTCATTTATAAGCCTATCGAAAATAACCCTAAAGTGAATAAAGCTGAGCTTGATTATATAGATCAGGATGATAGGGAAAAAGCACCGGCTACGGAAGTGGTATTGGACGAAAAGAGGTTGTCTTTTTGGGAGTGCCTCCGTTTTAAACAGACTTGGGCTTTTGCTTTCGGCAAGTTTATGACGGATGGGGTGTGGTGGTTTTTCTTGTTTTGGACGCCTGCTTACCTGAAGGTTCAATATGGAATGGAAGGGACACAGATTGCGTGGCCTATTGCCGTACTTTATACCATTACCGTGGTCGGGTCGGTATTTGGAGGTAAGTTTCCTACTTATTTTATTAACCGGGGGATGAATCCGTATGCCGGACGGATGCGAGCGATGTTGATTATTGCGTTTTTTCCGTTAGTTGTGTTGTTTGCGCAGCCATACGGGTATATCAGTTTTTGGGTTCCTATTTTATTGATTGCCGTAGGAGCATCTGCTCATCAGGCTTGGAGTGCAAACATATTTTCTACGGTAGGGGATATGTTTCCCAAAAGTGCAATTGCTACCATAACCGGTATTGGCGGTATGGCCGGGGGGATAGGTTCTTTCTTTATCCAGAAAGGGGCCGGTATGCTTTTTACGTATAGTGGGGAGACGAATATGACTTTTCTCGGATTCGAAGGGAAACCGGCAGGTTATGCAATCGTATTTATGTTTTGTGCGGTTGCTTATTTATTGGCTTGGGTGGTAATGAAAGTATTAGTTCCCAGATATAAACCGATTGTACTTGAATAA
- the lpxD gene encoding UDP-3-O-(3-hydroxymyristoyl)glucosamine N-acyltransferase: MEFSAQQIANFLNGTIEGNPDVKVCNFSKIEEGKPGTLTFLANPKYEHYIYQTEASIVLVNNDFTPEQPVPATIIKVANAYAALAMLLNLVEQSKIKKSGVASTAFIAASAKIGENTYIGEFAYIGEQVTIGDGCMIYPHTYIGDHVTLGNNCTVYPHVSIYNSCVIGNNCTFHSGAVIGSDGFGFAPEGESYKKIPQLGNVVIEDDVEVGANTTIDRAVMDSTVIHRGVKLDNLIQIAHNVEIGENTVMASQVGIAGSVKVGKHCMFGGQVGLAGHLKIGDHVNLGAQAGVISDIKEGETVLGAPAINAKSFMRSSAIFNRLPDMYRAMGQMQREIEQLKKELNNK, translated from the coding sequence ATGGAGTTTTCAGCTCAACAAATAGCAAACTTTTTAAACGGAACCATTGAAGGCAACCCCGACGTAAAAGTTTGTAATTTCTCTAAGATAGAGGAAGGAAAACCCGGAACACTGACATTTCTGGCTAATCCTAAATACGAACATTACATCTATCAAACAGAAGCAAGCATTGTTCTGGTAAATAATGATTTTACTCCGGAACAACCGGTCCCGGCAACGATTATCAAGGTGGCTAATGCCTACGCTGCACTAGCTATGTTGCTCAATTTGGTAGAACAATCGAAAATAAAGAAATCCGGCGTTGCCTCCACTGCCTTTATCGCAGCATCTGCAAAAATAGGAGAGAATACCTACATAGGCGAATTTGCTTATATAGGTGAACAGGTAACCATAGGAGACGGTTGTATGATTTATCCGCATACGTATATCGGCGATCATGTTACCTTAGGCAATAATTGTACGGTTTACCCGCATGTAAGTATTTATAATAGTTGTGTAATCGGCAACAATTGCACTTTTCATTCGGGTGCGGTTATCGGATCGGACGGATTCGGCTTTGCTCCCGAAGGAGAAAGTTATAAGAAAATACCCCAATTGGGAAATGTAGTGATCGAAGATGACGTAGAGGTAGGCGCCAATACAACCATAGACCGTGCGGTAATGGACTCTACGGTAATTCACCGGGGTGTAAAATTAGATAACCTGATCCAGATTGCCCACAATGTGGAAATAGGCGAAAATACGGTAATGGCCTCACAGGTAGGAATTGCAGGTTCCGTAAAGGTGGGAAAACACTGTATGTTCGGCGGACAGGTGGGATTAGCCGGTCATCTGAAGATCGGCGACCACGTAAACCTGGGTGCACAAGCCGGTGTGATCAGCGACATAAAAGAGGGCGAAACCGTATTGGGCGCACCCGCCATCAATGCCAAGTCGTTCATGCGTTCAAGTGCCATATTTAATCGCCTGCCCGATATGTACCGGGCTATGGGGCAAATGCAACGGGAAATAGAACAACTTAAAAAGGAATTAAACAACAAATAA
- a CDS encoding cytidine deaminase — translation MKEEEIGLKIRIMSEKELPYDEVSLIEAAREAALRAYAPYSGYKVGAAVLLENGEIITGNNQENVAYPSGMCAERVAVFYANARYPFVPVRTLAIAAYSQNAFTGFISPCGACRQVLLEAEKRFGKPIRILLSGRDEVRVINCAGDLLPLAFETL, via the coding sequence ATGAAGGAAGAAGAAATAGGCTTGAAAATAAGAATAATGAGTGAAAAAGAGCTTCCGTATGACGAAGTTTCTTTGATTGAAGCAGCGCGTGAAGCAGCCTTGCGAGCTTATGCACCCTATTCCGGCTATAAGGTAGGTGCTGCCGTTTTATTGGAAAACGGCGAAATAATTACCGGAAATAATCAAGAAAATGTAGCTTATCCGTCAGGCATGTGTGCAGAACGGGTGGCTGTATTTTATGCCAATGCCCGTTATCCTTTTGTCCCGGTACGTACACTGGCTATTGCCGCTTATAGCCAAAACGCTTTTACCGGGTTTATCTCACCTTGTGGTGCGTGCCGGCAAGTGTTATTGGAAGCGGAAAAGAGGTTTGGAAAGCCTATCAGGATTTTATTGTCCGGACGGGATGAAGTCCGGGTAATAAACTGTGCCGGCGATTTGTTGCCGTTGGCTTTTGAAACGTTGTAA
- the lpxA gene encoding acyl-ACP--UDP-N-acetylglucosamine O-acyltransferase gives MNAHPLAVIHPEAKIGQNVTIDPFAVIEKDVVIGDNCHIYSHAVILDGARIGNNCRIFSGAVIAGIPQDLKFAGEITTAEIGNDTTIRECVTVNRGTKAKGKTIVGNHCLLMAYSHIAHDCLLKDHVIIGNACQIAGEVFIDDYAIVSGGVLVHQFTRISKHVMIQGGSRVGKDIPPYTLIGREPICYAGINIVGLRRRGFSNDQIFLIQDIYRTLYTRGLNNSDAINCIETEYESSEERNLILDFIKTSERGIVRGSMD, from the coding sequence ATGAACGCTCATCCTTTAGCCGTTATTCATCCGGAGGCAAAAATCGGTCAGAATGTAACGATAGATCCGTTTGCCGTAATTGAAAAAGATGTTGTGATAGGTGACAATTGTCATATTTATTCTCATGCCGTTATACTGGACGGCGCCCGGATAGGCAATAATTGCCGTATTTTCTCAGGTGCTGTTATCGCCGGTATTCCTCAAGACCTCAAATTCGCCGGAGAAATTACTACGGCGGAAATCGGAAACGACACGACGATCCGTGAATGTGTTACCGTAAACAGGGGAACAAAAGCAAAAGGCAAAACGATTGTAGGCAACCATTGTTTGTTAATGGCTTATTCGCACATCGCTCACGATTGCTTGTTAAAAGATCATGTAATTATAGGAAATGCCTGCCAGATAGCGGGCGAAGTTTTCATCGACGATTATGCCATTGTAAGCGGTGGAGTATTGGTACACCAGTTTACCCGCATATCCAAACACGTCATGATTCAAGGTGGTTCACGGGTAGGCAAAGATATCCCTCCGTATACATTGATCGGACGCGAGCCTATTTGTTATGCAGGCATTAATATCGTAGGACTACGTCGCCGGGGATTCTCCAACGACCAGATTTTCTTAATACAGGATATTTATCGTACTCTCTATACCAGAGGCTTGAACAACAGTGATGCCATAAACTGTATCGAAACAGAATACGAATCGAGTGAAGAAAGAAATTTGATCTTGGATTTTATTAAAACATCCGAGCGCGGAATTGTTCGAGGATCAATGGATTAA
- the prfA gene encoding peptide chain release factor 1: protein MAESSLLEKLDGLISRFEEVGTLITDPEVIADMKRFVKLQKEYHDLEKIVEARNEYKQTLDNIEEARFLLETESDPEMKEMAREELESCSGNLPALEEKIKLLLIPADPEDNKNAIVEIRGGTGGDEAALFAGDLYRMYVKYCESKGWNISVTHLSEGTSGGYKEIIFEVSGENVYGTLKYESGVHRVQRVPQTETQGRVHTSAATVAVLPEADEFDVDVKESDIRVDTFCSSGAGGQSVNTTYSAIRLVHIPTGITVQCQDQKSQIKNKAKAMIELRTRIYNMEYQKYIDEISSKRKTMVSSGDRSAKIRTYNFPQGRVTDHRINLTVYNLSAVIDGDLQNIIDQLIVAENAERLKEAEL, encoded by the coding sequence ATGGCAGAAAGCAGTTTATTAGAAAAATTAGACGGATTGATCAGTCGTTTTGAAGAAGTGGGTACTTTAATTACCGACCCGGAAGTGATTGCCGATATGAAACGGTTCGTTAAGTTACAAAAAGAATATCACGACCTGGAAAAAATCGTTGAAGCACGCAACGAATACAAGCAAACGCTCGACAATATCGAAGAAGCCCGTTTCCTGTTAGAAACCGAATCCGATCCGGAAATGAAAGAAATGGCCCGGGAAGAACTGGAAAGTTGTTCCGGAAATCTTCCTGCGTTGGAAGAAAAAATCAAATTATTGCTCATTCCTGCCGATCCGGAAGATAATAAAAATGCCATTGTAGAAATACGGGGTGGTACAGGAGGTGACGAAGCCGCTCTTTTTGCCGGCGACCTCTACCGCATGTACGTAAAATATTGCGAAAGTAAAGGATGGAATATTTCCGTTACCCATCTAAGCGAAGGCACAAGCGGAGGATATAAAGAAATTATTTTCGAAGTATCCGGCGAAAACGTATACGGCACATTAAAATACGAATCAGGCGTACACCGGGTACAACGGGTTCCCCAAACGGAAACTCAGGGCAGGGTTCATACCTCGGCAGCTACCGTAGCCGTATTGCCCGAAGCGGACGAATTTGATGTCGATGTCAAAGAATCGGATATACGGGTAGATACTTTTTGTTCTTCGGGAGCCGGGGGACAATCGGTGAATACCACTTATTCGGCCATTCGCCTGGTACATATACCTACCGGAATTACCGTGCAGTGCCAAGATCAGAAATCGCAGATAAAAAACAAGGCGAAAGCTATGATCGAACTTCGTACCCGTATTTATAATATGGAGTACCAGAAATATATCGATGAGATTTCCTCCAAACGTAAAACCATGGTATCGTCCGGCGATCGATCGGCCAAAATACGCACTTACAATTTTCCGCAAGGGCGTGTCACCGACCATCGTATCAATCTTACAGTCTACAACCTTTCAGCCGTGATAGACGGAGACCTGCAAAACATCATCGACCAATTAATCGTAGCAGAAAATGCCGAGCGACTGAAAGAAGCAGAATTATAA
- the pyrF gene encoding orotidine-5'-phosphate decarboxylase: protein MNKQQLFENIQKKQSFLCVGLDTDIKKIPQHLLQEEDPIFAFNKAIIDATADFCVAYKPNLAFYESIGVKGLMAFEKTVEYIRKNYPDQFIIADAKRGDIGNTSEMYARSFFDYMKVDAVTVAPYMGEDSVKPFLIYPEKWVILLALTSNKGSHDFQMMEDAQGERLFEKVLKTSQKWATDEQMMYVVGATQGKMFVDIRKYAPDHFLLVPGVGAQGGSLKEVAQYGMTDQCGLLVNSSRAIIYADKSASFAAAARSEAQKVQQEMAVYLAEKRIINPKK from the coding sequence ATGAACAAGCAACAATTATTTGAAAACATTCAAAAGAAACAATCCTTCCTTTGTGTCGGCCTGGATACGGACATTAAGAAAATACCACAGCATTTGTTGCAAGAAGAAGATCCGATCTTCGCTTTCAATAAAGCCATCATCGATGCTACGGCCGATTTTTGCGTAGCCTACAAACCCAACCTTGCTTTTTATGAAAGTATAGGAGTAAAAGGATTGATGGCTTTTGAAAAGACAGTAGAATATATCAGGAAAAATTATCCCGACCAGTTTATTATTGCCGATGCAAAACGCGGAGACATCGGCAATACCTCGGAAATGTATGCACGTTCTTTTTTCGATTACATGAAAGTCGATGCGGTAACAGTAGCCCCTTATATGGGAGAAGATAGTGTAAAACCGTTCCTTATCTACCCGGAAAAATGGGTGATCCTGCTTGCCTTGACTTCCAATAAAGGTTCGCATGATTTCCAGATGATGGAAGATGCGCAAGGCGAACGCCTCTTTGAAAAAGTATTAAAAACTTCTCAAAAGTGGGCAACCGACGAACAAATGATGTATGTAGTAGGCGCAACCCAAGGAAAAATGTTTGTAGACATCCGTAAATATGCTCCCGACCATTTTCTTCTGGTGCCCGGCGTAGGAGCTCAAGGAGGAAGTCTGAAAGAAGTAGCTCAATACGGAATGACAGACCAATGCGGTTTATTGGTAAACTCTTCCCGTGCCATTATTTATGCAGATAAAAGTGCCTCTTTTGCCGCTGCAGCCAGATCGGAAGCTCAAAAAGTACAGCAGGAAATGGCGGTCTACCTGGCAGAAAAAAGAATAATAAATCCTAAAAAATAG